ATCGGCGCGACCGAGATCAGCATGGTCAACTACGCGGTGCCCGTCGTCGCGGCGGTGTTCGGCTGGGCCGTCCTCGGGGAGTCGCTCACGCTCGCGACGATCGTCGGCTTCGCGCTGATCGTCCTCGGGTTCGGGCTCTGTAAGATCGGCGCGCTCTGGCGGACCGTCGCGCCGGTCGTCGGCTACGGGCCCCACCGGCCGTCGACGGCCGCCGCCGGCGTCGTCGTGAAGGGGAACGTCTACGTGACCGGCACCGACCGCTACGCCGGTCCGGCGCAGTCTGCGGATTGATCCCGACAGTACGGTCTCCTCGCCCCGCTCTGGCCCGTTTCTGTGGCATTCAAAAGTTCCATACCGCCTCGCGACCCAGTGGACCGTACCCAGGTGGTTCCGTGACCGAGAAACGCGAATACAGAGGCGACTACCCCGACAGAACGCTGTACATCCCCGGCCCGACGGAGGTCCGCGAGGACGTCATCGAGGCGATGTGCGAACCGACGTTCGGCCACCGGAGCGATCGGATGACGGACCTGTACACCACGATCGTCGAGGACACGAGGGAGTTCCTCGACACCGACAACGACGTGATCGTCCTCACGGGGTCCGGAACCGAGTTCATGGAGAGTTCGATCCTGAACCTCGTCGAGGAGACCGTCCTCGTGACGACCTGCGGCAGCTTCAGCGAGCGCCAGGCCGACGTCGCCGAGCGCCTCGGGAAATCGGTCGACCGCCTCGAGTACGAGTGGGGACGGGCCGTCAAACCCGCGGACGTCCGCGAGGCCCTCGAGGAAGCCGAGACGGAGTACGACGCGGTCACCTGCGTGATGAACGAGAGTTCGACGGGCGTCCGGAACCCGATCGAGGAGATCGGCGACGTGGTCGCGGAGTATCCGGACACCTCCTTTATCGTCGACGCTGTCTCCGCGCTGGGTGGCGACTCCGTCGACATCGACGCCCACGGCATCGACGTCATCTTCACTTCGGTCCAGAAGGCGTTCGCCATGCCGCCCGGTCTCGCCGTGTGCGTCGTCAGCGAGGACGCCTACGAACGCGAGGTAGAGAGCGAGTCGGCGTCGTGGTACGGCGGCTTCCAGCGCTCGCTCGACTACTACGACCGGAAGGGCCAGACCCACTCCACGCCCGCGATCCCGGTGATGCTCGCGTACCGGACACAGATGAAACACATGCTCGAGGAAGGCCACGAGGCTCGAGACGAACGCCACCGCGAGATGGCCGAGTACACCCGCGAGTGGGCGAACGAGCACTTCGACGTGTTCCCCGAGGCGGGCTACGAGTCCCAGACGGTGAGCTGTATCGAGAACACGCGAGGGATCGACGTCGCTGAAACCATCGAGGCCGTCAGCGAGGAGTACGACATGGTGTTCGCGAACGGCTACGGCTCGGATTTAGGCGAGGAGACCTTCCGCATCGGTCACATGGGCGAACACGACACAGAGAGCATCCGGGCGCTGACCGACGCCATCGAGGACGTCGCCGGGTTGTGAGTCTGGTCACCGGTTGCGTTACCGCGAGCGAGCAGAGCGAGTGAGCGGGCCGACGACTGATGTGGAGAGCGCGGCGCTACGCGCCGCGACTAAGCGAACGGCGGAGCCGTGAGCTGAGGACGCTCCGCGTCCGGAACGGAAGGAGGAGTGCTTTTGGTCCAGCTTTTGCTGAGGGTCGCCGGAGACGGTCCGCAGCGCAAAAGGTGGGGGCCGAACACGACACAGAGAGCATCCGGGCGCTGACCGACGCCATCGAGGACGCCGCCGGGTTGTGAGCCGGTCGACGACGATTACCGAAACAGCTCGCGAAGGCGCTCGAGAATGCCCACGACCACGTCCACGAACCGCTGAAGCGCGGACGCGGCTCGGTCGAGTACGGACGCCGGCCCACCGGTGATGACGCCGCCGTTCTCGCCGTCGGCCCCGCCACCGTGTTCACCCTCGCGCTCGCCGTCGTCGCCACTCGTCGCGCGGTCGTCGCTGACGGCCGCGCGGGCGTCCACGAGCCCGTGACCCTCTTCGCAGGTGCCGAGAACCGTCTCCGCCGTCTCGGCGAGCGTCCGCCGAACCGCTTCGTTCGGCCCCGGCCCGTCCGCCTCCACGCGCTCCCAGACCAGCGCCGCGACGCCGCTGACGAACGGGCAGGCGACGCTCGTCCCGTTCGCCTTGGCGTACTCGTTGCCGACGAACGTCGAGGCGACGTTCGTCCCCGGCGCCAGCAGCTCGACGGCGGAGCCGACGCTGCTGTAAGACGCCAGGGTGTCGTCCTCGTTCATCGCGGCGACCGCGACGACGTCGTCGTGCGTGGCGGGGTAGGTCATCGTCTCCTCGTCGCAGGAGCCGTCCCCCGCGTTCCCCTCGTTTCCGGCCGCGGAGACGAGGAGGTGTCCCGCCGCGTGCGCGGCCTGGAGCGCCTCGTCCACCGCAGCGCTCTCGGTTTCGCCGCCGAGGCTCATCGAGACGATCTCCACGTCGTTCGACATGCACCAGTCGATTCCGGCGATCAGCTCGCTGTACCGTCCGCGTCCCCTATCGTCGAGCACCTTCACGGCGTACAGGTTCGCGTTCGGCGCCGCGCCCATCACGCCGAGGTCGTTGTCCGCCGCGGCGGCGACGCCGGCGACGTGGGTCCCGTGGCCGTGACGATCCTCGTAATCGGAGGACGGCCCGGAGGTCGTGAAATTTTGGCCACCCGCGACCGAGAGGCTACAGTGATCGGTCTGGACCCCGGTGTCGAGGATGCCGATACCGACGCCCGTCCCGTCCGGGTCGACGTCGTCGGCGCCGATCCGCTCGTGGCCCCACGAGGCGCGCTGCTCCGGATGGGTGGAACAGTCCCCGCTGTCCGGGGGAAGCAACAAGTCGAGCAGGGACGGGCTCCACTCGTCGGGAATTCCCGTCTCGTCGTCCTCCTCGACGGACGCCACGCCGCTCGCGGCGAGTAGATCCTCCACTCGGTTCGCGGGGACCTCCGCGACCACGAAGTCGAAGTTGTCGTATTCGAGGACCGTCGTCCCGCCGATGGCCTCCACGACGCCGAGGAAGTCGCCGACTCCGTTTCGCGGATGGACGAACACCCTCCGAGTCTCCGACGGTGTCGTCGTTCCCGATGCCGATCCCGAGACTCCGATCGCCCCCACGGCAACGCCGGCCCCGATACCCTGCAGGAGCTGACGACGACTGAGAGTCATGCATTCTGGAATGTAAACTCAGGTGATAAGCTTTCTGCACGGAGTTAGTACACGTCTCGGGGACGGACACGCCTCGCGCTCGTTTTCGAGCGCAGTGGAGCGGATCGCCGGAGAACGTTCTCCGGCCGAGCTGGCCGATATAGGTGTGAAAGAGGAGGCCGACACCGGTCGCGAGATGAGAGGTCGTGCGACCGATTCGTCGACGGGACGGGGCCGCGATCGCCGAGACGACCGTTCTCATCAATGCGGACACGTGAGGGGCAGTTTCGAGACGTAATATTGTTTCGACCCATCGTATAGGATTGTGTATAAGTTGTTATTGGTTGATTTGATGAACGGCCAGGTATACCATGAAAAAACGGTCCCGCTCAGGGCTCGTCGTCGCTATCGCAGTGTGTATTCTTATCGCTGGTTGTGGTGGCTTCGCCGGGGGGCCAGGTGCCAATGAGACCGATGACGAAGGGCTTGACGAGGGTCTCAGCGATGACGCTGGGGACGATGAACATGTCGACTCCGATGGCGATGGAACATCCACCGACGATAACGTATCAGACGATGCTAACGAAAGCGATGACAGCGATGCAATAACGACTGACGATGAGGCTGATGATACAGACGATGACAGTTACGACCAGGATGAACAGGAATCGAGCAACGAGAGCGCAGGTAATGGAGACGAGAGCGACGGTACACACGACGCTGACGAGTCGCTCGAGCCGGATCAATCGCTCCTAACACTCGTTGTAGTAGACGAAGACGGAGAGCCGCTCGAGGGTGTCGACGTGTTCGGTCTCGGTGCGGAACACGACGCCGATATCCCTCGTGAATTCAGCGGTGAAACTGACGACGATGGGCTCTACACGGACGAGATTTACGAGAACGAGTACGAAATCGATCTCGAGTTCGACGGGTACGAATCAAAAACATTCGACCACGTTCACGATGAAGAGCACGAGGTCACTGCGGAACTGGACTCGGAGAACGACTCCGGTGAGGTAACGCTGGAAGTCGTTCACCCTGGAACGGGCGAGGGGATGGCAACGGAGCTGCGGACAAACGCGACAGAATCCGGAACCCATGACACCAATCAGGACGGCGAGGTTGTGTTAGAAGACGTCGAGCCGGGTGAATACAGCATAACTGCCACAGAACTCCCGTCACACCCGTCGTCTACTACCGAGTCGACCGAGTTCACCGTCGAGGAAACTCCATCTACCGTCGAGGTAGAGGGCGTTCCGTTTCCGGAAGATTGCCGCCTCGATATTGAGGTCGTCGATGGGGAAACCGGCGATCCAATCGACGGCGCTTCCATCGGTGGTCACGTCGAAATGCACAACCACACCGAAATAGCGGAGGTAAATTCCGCTGAGACCGATGCGGACGGGGCTGCGACGCTCGTGGAAATTTGTGGTGAGTGGGAGATCATGGTGAGTGCTGACGACTACGAACAACAGATAGAACGACTGGACCTCGAGGAGAACGACAGTGCCACCGTAGAGCTGGAATCTGAGACGGATAACTAACGCTCTCTGCCGAGATCCGTTTCGAACCGCGTAACAATCGTTCGTAGAGTCGTTGCCTCTCACCGGACCGACAAGCGGTATACTCTAGTGAACTGGTGGGTACGTATCGAACCTGTGATGCGGAGGTATCGGCGACGCGTGCCGAGAGCCGCCGGTCAGCCGGCGTAGGAGCTCTCGCCGACGACCTCGAGGAACTCGCCGCGCCCCTCCGCGGTTTCGGCGTCGAACTCGGTCACGCGGACGCGGACCTGCAACTCGACGTGCGCCGGCTCGGCGCCCTCGACGGCGAGAATGGTGTCGCCGATGCGGGCGATTCCGACCCCCTCGCGTTCATCGTACCGGGCGACGAAGACGTTCACCGTCTGCCCCGGTTCGAACGTCGGCGTCGTACTCCGGAACTGCCAGCCTTTGAGATATTTTTTGAGGAAACTCATACGCGGGCCACCTCCTCGGATTCGCGGTCGGTAACGTACTCCCTGCCGAAGCCGGTGATCGCCGCGAGGACGAACACCGTCACCAGCAGCCAGCCGTGGAAGACGTAGGGGAACACCTCGACCGGGTTGACGACCATCGCGGGCTCGAACCAGTCGTACTCCCCGGGGAGGTCCTCCATCGCGGTGAAGCCGACGAGGACGCCGCCGGACCACGGGAAGATGTACCCCAGCGCGGCCGTCTGGGCGTCTAAGATGTTCGCCCGCCGGTAGCCGTTGATGTTGAACCGCTCGCCGACCTTCGAGATGTACGGCCCGATGGCGACCTCGGCGGCGGTGTTGATCGTGATCGCGGCGTTGATCAGCGCCGCAGAGCCGACCATCGTCAACTCGGCGTTGCGGACGTTCGTCGCCAGCGTGTCGAGCGACCACTCGAGGATCGCCTCGAACGCCCCGCCGCGGATCATGATCTGGGCCGCGGCGATGATCAACAGGACGAGGATCGACAGCGCGAAGAAGCCGGCGGCGCCCTCGAGGATGCTCCCGCTGACGCCGACCGCGTCGGGATCGGCGACGATCTCCAGGATCGGCAGGAAGGCGAACTCCTGGGCGAGCGGGGCATCCTCGGGCGCCGAAAACAGGAGGATGTCGCTGGCGGCAGAGAGGCCGAGCGCCAGGTTCAGCACCACGGCGGTGACGATCCCCCAGGAGATAGCCTCGACGATGTGACGGCCCTTGATGGCGGTGACGATGACGACGCCCATCGAGAGGAGGTGAACCAGCCCGATCGGCTCGCTCTCGGCGATGAAGATGTCGCGGGCGTCGCCCGGAATCCCCTCGAGACCGGGCATGACGCTGCTCGCGACGATGTAGGCGGGAAAGGCGATCGCCGCCGCGACGATCGCGTACTTGAACCGCGAGGCGACCACCCCGCCGATGTCGGCGTCCTGGGTGACGGCGCTGACGATCGTGGTGTCGCTCACCGGGGCGAGGTTGTCGCCGAAGATGGCGCCCGAGAGGATCGCCCCGAACATCAGGACGGGGTTCGCGCCGAGGAGGATTCCCACCGGGAAAAAGAGGACGACGAACGCGATCGTCGTCCCGTAGCCGGTTCCGATCCCCGTCGCGAGTACGGCGGCGAGAACGAACGTGAGCGCGGGAAACAGGGTCGCGCCGACGCCGGCGGCCTGGGCGGACCAGATCAGCCCTTCGACGAAGCCGCCGACCTGCAGGGTCTCCGAGAACATGCCGGCCCAGATCCAGGCGACGATGGCCGTCACCGCGACCGGCTGGGTCATCCCCTCGAAGATGGTGTTCGCGTACTCCTTCCAGTCGCCGCGGACGAAGAACATCCCGAGGATCAGCCCGATGAGCATCCCCGCGACCAGCCCCTCCGTGTCCGAGATCCGCCAGAGGGCGGTCTGGGCGATCGCCCACGCGATGAAAAACAGGATGGGGAACGCGCTCATCCCGCGCCCGCCGTAGAACGAAATCGTCGGACCGTCGTCGGTCGGCTGTGCGAACTCGTCTGGAACCGGGTCGTCTGATTCCGTCATATCGTCCGTCCCTGACATCGCATCACTGCCTGATGATTGTCAACGTCGGATTTAATACCAACTGTTAATTTTTAGAATTTATGCGCTGACTGGTTGGCGAATCACCACCTCCCGACGGGGGAACCGTGAGAATCATCTGCTAGAGGAGCGGAAACGATCGAGAAACGCGCTTCTCGGCGGTCGACTACTGGATGTGTCCTTCGCGGCGGAGCTGGTCGGCGTCGGCCTTCTCGTAGCGCCAGGTGATGTCGGCCTTCTCGTCCTGCCAGTCCCAGGGCTCGACGAGGACGACGTCGTCCTCGCGGATCCAGATGCGCTTTTGCATCTTTCCGGGGATGCGCGCGGTGCGCTCTTCTCCGTCGGCACAGCGTACTTTGACCCGATTCGCCCCGAGCATGTTGGTGACGGTCGCGAAGACCTCGTCGTCGTCCGGCATTCGGAGGTTCTTTCGACCACCCTCGTCGTCGCTCATGATCCGACGTTGGACTCCGAGGCGTTTAATGCTTTACCGATTTCCGCCGCCGTCGCCCTCGAGTCATCGCCTTTCGGGCCGTGAAACCACGACGTTTATTCCGCTCGCCTGTGCAGCGGGTGTATGCTCAAGAACCTCGGGCCACTCGGCATCGTCGGCCTGCTCGTTATCCTCGGCGGGCTCGCGCTGATCGCCTACGCGAACGTCTTAGTCGCCGCGGGGCTCGCGCTCGTCCTCGCCGGCCTCGGACTCGTCGTCAAGGCGCTCGTCGCGGGAATGCTCGCGGCGTGGGGAATGGCGTAACGCTGCCTTTCGTAGGCGATTTCGTCCACGATCAGCTCTAAACGCCGGACGAAAAGAGAGCCGACCGCAACTCCTCGAAAGTCAGTTAGCAGTCCTCGTCGTCCTCGCCGTCATCCTTCTCGTCACCATCGTCCTCGTCATCGCTCTCGTCACCGTCTTGCTCGTCCTCGCCGCCTTCGTCGTCACCGCTCTCTTCTTCGTCGTCCGAAGCGTCTTCTCGCAGCGCGACGATCTCTCCGTTGTTGTACACGTACATCGTCTCGCCGCTTACCGCGAGGATCGTTCCGACGCGCTCGTCCTCGAGCGAAAGCACCCACTTTTCGGTTCCGTCGTCGGCGTCGAACGCGACGAGCTTCCCGTCGTACGCGCTCGAAACCGTCGCGTTATAGGTGTTGAAGTAGATGTACGCGGTGTCGCCGCTGAGAGTCGGGATGGTACTGTTACCGTGCGTATACAGCGACCACAACCGCTCTCCACTCTCGGCGTCGTACACGTTCACACTGTCGTCTTGCTCGATGACGCACACCTCGTCGGATACCGCGCCCACGGCTCCGGTTCCACCCCCGACGCGTTCACCTGTCTGTGCATCACAGGCACCCCAGTCGGTATACCCTCCGCCACCGGCGGCGACCATGGTCGCACTTGCGCGGGTTGGTCCTGGTGGAACGTGTGAACCGGTCCGTTCTTTCCACACTGCTTCGCCGGTTTCCGGCTCGAGTGCGACCGTGAGCTGGTTCGTCGAGGCGTACACCACCCCGTTCGCCGCGGCCGGATAGGTGGCGAACTCCTCTTCCGTCTCCCAGTGTTCGTCTTCGTGCTCGACGGTATCGCGGCGCCACGTCGTCGTGCCGTCCGCGGGATCGAGGGCGTAGAGCGTCCCGTCACCGAGGGCGTAGACGCCGCCGTAGGCGACGGTCGCGGGCGAAAACCCGTCCTCGGGCTCGAGGTCGGTCTCCCAGCGGACGCTGCCGTCGGTTCGGTCGAGTGCGACCACTTCGTCGCCCGAGAGGTAGATCGTGTCGTCGACCACCGTCGGCTCGCGGGCATCCACGTCGCCGTTCTTCCAGCGGACCGAGCCGTCCTCGTCGTCGATTGCGGCGACGCCCTCCTCACCTGCGGTGTAAACGGTGTCGTCGGCGACGGCGATCCCGCCGCCGTACATACCGGCGGGTGCGATGCCGGAGCCGCCGTAGTGCTCGGCCGCCCAGGCGACCTCGAGGCGCTCGCCGTCGAACTCGTAGCCGTTCTCGACGGTTCGACCGTTCCCGGCATCGGCCTGGGAATCGGCCCAGTCCTCGTCGGTATCCGGATTCGGAATCAGTTCCGGGTCCGGGAGGTCGATCCCGACGTCGTCGTCGGAACCCACGCCCGTAGCCGTGAAGAGACCACCCGCGATGATCGCCGCACCGGCACCCTTCTTCAAGAAGCCGCGTCTGTGTTCACCAGACATGCGTCAGTCGCTACCAGTATCGTCGGTATACTTATTGACTGATAAACACGAGCGTGAAAACACGAGAAATGGCGAAAAATAGATTAAGCCACTGATTAGTCGGTATAAAAATCTATAATCGTATACTTCCAGCCGTTTCACCGCCGGTCGAGGGGATCGAACTCAATCGACGCCTCGAGGCCGCCCTCCGCCGACGAACCCCCGAAACCGGCCGCCGTCAGGCCTCGTTGTCGCCCGCTCGGTGTTCGCTGATGAGGCGGTCGACCATCGAGGCGTTCTGCTCCTTTCGTCGCTCGGCGGCGCGCTCGCGCCAGTCGTCGATCACGGCCTCGACGTCGTCCTCGCGGGCGACGGCGAGTTCGTCGACCTCCTGCATCGCGACGTCGTCGGCCGGGCCGACGGGAACCTCGCGGTCGAACAGGATCGCGTCGGCGATTTCGGAGAGTCCGCCGCCGTTTTTCAACACCACGCGTGGTTCGAACCCCGCGAGTAACTCCGCCGTCGACCGGCCGGCGCCGCTGGCGTCGCGCAGGTAGACCACGTCCCCCGCGGCGATGCCGTACTGCTCGTCGGCCTCGCGGATCGCACCCTTGCTGAACTTCTCGACGACCTTCACCGGCACCAGCCCCTCCTTCTTCGCCGAGACGTCGCTGAAGTTCGAGTGGTCGAGCTTCCACAGCGCCTTCATCCGCTCGACCTTCTTCTCGAGGTCCGCGACTTCCTCGTGGGCCGCGTCGCGCTCGCGCTCGAGCTTCTCGGTCTTGCGCTCGAGGCGGGTCACCTCGCGGTCCTTGCGGACCTTTCGGCGTTCCTCCCGGCGGGTGACGGCGAGTTCGGCCTCGAGGTCCTCGATCGTCTCGTCGCGCTTCTCGAGGCGCCCCTCGAGGGTTTCGACGTGGCCCTCGAGGCGGTCGACCTGCCGTTCCAGGGACCTGATACGCTTCTCCTCGGGGGTGAGCTCCCGCGGCTGGTGGGTCGGCTCCTCCACCTCGCTCTCGTCGGATTCCGTGAGATCTCGGAGGACCGCCTCGACGCTCTCCTCGCCCGAGACGACCCGCGCGGTGACCTCGTCGCGGTCGACCCCCGGCGGGAGTTTGCGGGCGATCCGCTCGAACTGGTCCTCGTGGGCGTCGAAGGCGTACAGCGCGGCGGCCATCGCGTCGCGCTGGTGGTCGTCGTCGTAGGGGTGTTCGCGGGTGCGGTGTTGTTTCTCGTCGATCGGCGGATCTCGCTCGGGGGTCCAGCCGGCGGCGTCGAAGCTCCGGCGGAACTTCTCGACGGTTTCGGGCATCGGCGTCACGTCCGCGGCGACGATCACGGGGCGGCCGCGCTCGACGATCCACTCGATCACGTCGGCCGCGTCGCTGGTGCGAGAGCTCCAGACGTCTAACACCTCGCCCTCGAGGCTGACGACGGCGACGGCGGTCGTCGTCCCCGGGTCGACGCCGACGACGACGTGGTCGCGCC
Above is a genomic segment from Natrononativus amylolyticus containing:
- a CDS encoding Na+/H+ antiporter NhaC family protein — its product is MTESDDPVPDEFAQPTDDGPTISFYGGRGMSAFPILFFIAWAIAQTALWRISDTEGLVAGMLIGLILGMFFVRGDWKEYANTIFEGMTQPVAVTAIVAWIWAGMFSETLQVGGFVEGLIWSAQAAGVGATLFPALTFVLAAVLATGIGTGYGTTIAFVVLFFPVGILLGANPVLMFGAILSGAIFGDNLAPVSDTTIVSAVTQDADIGGVVASRFKYAIVAAAIAFPAYIVASSVMPGLEGIPGDARDIFIAESEPIGLVHLLSMGVVIVTAIKGRHIVEAISWGIVTAVVLNLALGLSAASDILLFSAPEDAPLAQEFAFLPILEIVADPDAVGVSGSILEGAAGFFALSILVLLIIAAAQIMIRGGAFEAILEWSLDTLATNVRNAELTMVGSAALINAAITINTAAEVAIGPYISKVGERFNINGYRRANILDAQTAALGYIFPWSGGVLVGFTAMEDLPGEYDWFEPAMVVNPVEVFPYVFHGWLLVTVFVLAAITGFGREYVTDRESEEVARV
- a CDS encoding DUF7513 family protein, whose translation is MSFLKKYLKGWQFRSTTPTFEPGQTVNVFVARYDEREGVGIARIGDTILAVEGAEPAHVELQVRVRVTEFDAETAEGRGEFLEVVGESSYAG
- the eif1A gene encoding translation initiation factor eIF-1A, translated to MSDDEGGRKNLRMPDDDEVFATVTNMLGANRVKVRCADGEERTARIPGKMQKRIWIREDDVVLVEPWDWQDEKADITWRYEKADADQLRREGHIQ
- a CDS encoding S8 family peptidase, whose translation is MTLSRRQLLQGIGAGVAVGAIGVSGSASGTTTPSETRRVFVHPRNGVGDFLGVVEAIGGTTVLEYDNFDFVVAEVPANRVEDLLAASGVASVEEDDETGIPDEWSPSLLDLLLPPDSGDCSTHPEQRASWGHERIGADDVDPDGTGVGIGILDTGVQTDHCSLSVAGGQNFTTSGPSSDYEDRHGHGTHVAGVAAAADNDLGVMGAAPNANLYAVKVLDDRGRGRYSELIAGIDWCMSNDVEIVSMSLGGETESAAVDEALQAAHAAGHLLVSAAGNEGNAGDGSCDEETMTYPATHDDVVAVAAMNEDDTLASYSSVGSAVELLAPGTNVASTFVGNEYAKANGTSVACPFVSGVAALVWERVEADGPGPNEAVRRTLAETAETVLGTCEEGHGLVDARAAVSDDRATSGDDGEREGEHGGGADGENGGVITGGPASVLDRAASALQRFVDVVVGILERLRELFR
- a CDS encoding DUF460 domain-containing protein; its protein translation is MSTRTSALDAVVFGVDIQSGDVRGDSPSYALVVYDGDDEGLERDVVSHRKLRRLIGEEEPAIVATDNMYELAADKDQLIHFLGSLPDETRLVQVTGAEQPEPLSRVAKRHGIPYAKEPMAEAEAAARLAAHNVGHEVSAFTDTTTVKVSRGRSTGKGGWSEDRYTRRIHGAVKRQAREVESELEAHNLEYDRDVRESYGGFANAIFTVEARPADIPVSNRRSGDVRIEIERERRDGIEFRPLVKRRDHVVVGVDPGTTTAVAVVSLEGEVLDVWSSRTSDAADVIEWIVERGRPVIVAADVTPMPETVEKFRRSFDAAGWTPERDPPIDEKQHRTREHPYDDDHQRDAMAAALYAFDAHEDQFERIARKLPPGVDRDEVTARVVSGEESVEAVLRDLTESDESEVEEPTHQPRELTPEEKRIRSLERQVDRLEGHVETLEGRLEKRDETIEDLEAELAVTRREERRKVRKDREVTRLERKTEKLERERDAAHEEVADLEKKVERMKALWKLDHSNFSDVSAKKEGLVPVKVVEKFSKGAIREADEQYGIAAGDVVYLRDASGAGRSTAELLAGFEPRVVLKNGGGLSEIADAILFDREVPVGPADDVAMQEVDELAVAREDDVEAVIDDWRERAAERRKEQNASMVDRLISEHRAGDNEA
- a CDS encoding PQQ-binding-like beta-propeller repeat protein, encoding MSGEHRRGFLKKGAGAAIIAGGLFTATGVGSDDDVGIDLPDPELIPNPDTDEDWADSQADAGNGRTVENGYEFDGERLEVAWAAEHYGGSGIAPAGMYGGGIAVADDTVYTAGEEGVAAIDDEDGSVRWKNGDVDAREPTVVDDTIYLSGDEVVALDRTDGSVRWETDLEPEDGFSPATVAYGGVYALGDGTLYALDPADGTTTWRRDTVEHEDEHWETEEEFATYPAAANGVVYASTNQLTVALEPETGEAVWKERTGSHVPPGPTRASATMVAAGGGGYTDWGACDAQTGERVGGGTGAVGAVSDEVCVIEQDDSVNVYDAESGERLWSLYTHGNSTIPTLSGDTAYIYFNTYNATVSSAYDGKLVAFDADDGTEKWVLSLEDERVGTILAVSGETMYVYNNGEIVALREDASDDEEESGDDEGGEDEQDGDESDDEDDGDEKDDGEDDEDC
- a CDS encoding pyridoxal-phosphate-dependent aminotransferase family protein, whose translation is MTEKREYRGDYPDRTLYIPGPTEVREDVIEAMCEPTFGHRSDRMTDLYTTIVEDTREFLDTDNDVIVLTGSGTEFMESSILNLVEETVLVTTCGSFSERQADVAERLGKSVDRLEYEWGRAVKPADVREALEEAETEYDAVTCVMNESSTGVRNPIEEIGDVVAEYPDTSFIVDAVSALGGDSVDIDAHGIDVIFTSVQKAFAMPPGLAVCVVSEDAYEREVESESASWYGGFQRSLDYYDRKGQTHSTPAIPVMLAYRTQMKHMLEEGHEARDERHREMAEYTREWANEHFDVFPEAGYESQTVSCIENTRGIDVAETIEAVSEEYDMVFANGYGSDLGEETFRIGHMGEHDTESIRALTDAIEDVAGL
- a CDS encoding DUF7470 family protein is translated as MLKNLGPLGIVGLLVILGGLALIAYANVLVAAGLALVLAGLGLVVKALVAGMLAAWGMA